In Longimicrobiaceae bacterium, the following are encoded in one genomic region:
- a CDS encoding FtsX-like permease family protein: MSAFRPLAALAWRESRFARRRLFLFLSSISLGVAALVATQSFAASMAAGVGDQARLLLGADLEVSSTRPFGERTEALLDSLRGAGAEISRASSFASMTVLPRTGATRLAQVRAVEGGWPFYGEVETEPAGRWAELATGRNALADPALLVALGARVGDSIRIGDADFRVLGTLRMVPGEAGLAASFAPRVFIPADALEATGLLGFGSRVEYDAFLRLPGAGDAAVVDEAYQERLREERVGLRTAEARQDRLSGVLTQLGRFLGLIGTFALLLGGIGVASAMGAYMAEKRESIATLRCLGATAPQVIAIYLLQAAAMGLAGSLLGAALGVAVQWVIPGLLQDYIPIDVAVRPDAAAVLTGVGVGVWVSVAFALLPLLAVRRISPLETLRRRVATEPEPAPSDPWTWGARALLAASVALLVVVQAGDARLGLQFAGGIAATLLGLGGVAWLTVRGVRRLRAGGFPYPVRQGIANLYRPGNQTRTVVLALGFGVFLLSVLYLVQDNLLRPLRPGAEGARASLVFFDVQEDQEPAVRGMLQEGGVGVLQRAPIVPMRVSAINGVRVSRLAPPEGAEDRAGEGERRRDGPGGPEGWAVRREYRSTFRDTVVASEKLVAGEWWSGGEARPGEPAPVSLERGIAEDLGVGIGDRITWDVQGVQVPTRVTSLREVDWARFEPNFFAVFPPRALEGAPQTWVILADAPDAAARARAQRDLVRAFPNVVSVDLTEVQAALDEVLGRVSLVIRFLAGFSLATGVVVLLGAVSVSRLQRIRETVLLRTLGASRRQIGSILLTEYALLGLLAGVVGSALAVAGGWALSRWVFELDSFGVPAAGLLGLVAGMALLAVGVGWWGSRETFRRTPLEALRDE, translated from the coding sequence TTCGCGGCGAGCATGGCCGCGGGGGTGGGCGACCAGGCCCGCCTCCTCCTGGGCGCCGACCTGGAGGTGAGCAGCACCCGCCCCTTCGGCGAGCGCACGGAGGCCCTGCTGGACTCCCTCCGGGGGGCGGGCGCGGAGATCTCCCGCGCCTCGTCGTTCGCCTCCATGACCGTGCTCCCGCGCACCGGGGCCACGCGGCTGGCGCAGGTGCGCGCCGTGGAAGGGGGCTGGCCCTTCTACGGCGAGGTGGAGACGGAGCCCGCCGGCCGCTGGGCGGAGCTGGCGACCGGCCGCAACGCCCTGGCCGACCCGGCGCTGCTGGTGGCGCTCGGGGCCCGCGTGGGCGACTCCATCCGCATCGGCGATGCCGACTTCCGCGTGCTGGGGACGCTCCGGATGGTGCCTGGCGAGGCGGGGCTCGCCGCCTCCTTCGCGCCGCGCGTCTTCATCCCCGCCGATGCCCTGGAGGCCACCGGGCTGCTGGGCTTCGGGAGCCGGGTGGAGTACGACGCCTTCCTCCGCCTCCCCGGCGCAGGCGACGCCGCCGTGGTGGACGAGGCGTACCAGGAGCGGCTGCGCGAGGAGCGGGTGGGCCTCCGCACGGCGGAGGCGCGGCAGGACCGCCTGAGCGGTGTGCTGACGCAGCTCGGGCGCTTCCTGGGGCTGATCGGCACCTTCGCGCTCCTCCTGGGCGGGATCGGCGTGGCGAGCGCCATGGGCGCGTACATGGCGGAGAAGCGGGAAAGCATCGCCACGCTGCGCTGCCTGGGCGCGACGGCCCCGCAGGTGATCGCCATCTACCTCCTGCAGGCGGCGGCGATGGGGCTGGCCGGCTCGCTGCTCGGCGCCGCGCTGGGCGTCGCGGTGCAGTGGGTGATCCCCGGGCTGCTGCAGGACTACATCCCCATCGACGTGGCGGTCCGCCCGGACGCGGCGGCGGTGCTCACCGGCGTGGGCGTGGGGGTGTGGGTTTCGGTGGCCTTCGCGCTCCTCCCGCTCCTGGCGGTGCGGCGCATCTCCCCGCTGGAGACGCTGCGCCGCCGGGTGGCGACCGAGCCGGAGCCCGCCCCGAGCGACCCGTGGACCTGGGGCGCCCGCGCGCTCCTGGCCGCGAGCGTGGCGCTCCTGGTGGTGGTGCAGGCGGGGGACGCCCGGCTGGGGCTGCAGTTCGCCGGAGGGATCGCGGCGACGCTGCTCGGCCTGGGCGGGGTGGCGTGGCTCACGGTTCGCGGAGTGCGGCGCCTGCGGGCGGGGGGCTTCCCCTACCCGGTGCGGCAGGGGATCGCCAACCTGTACCGCCCGGGGAACCAGACGCGGACGGTGGTGCTGGCGCTCGGGTTCGGCGTCTTCCTGCTGTCGGTGCTCTACCTGGTACAGGACAACCTGCTCCGCCCGCTGCGCCCCGGCGCGGAGGGGGCGCGGGCCAGCCTGGTCTTCTTCGACGTGCAGGAGGACCAGGAGCCCGCGGTGCGCGGGATGCTGCAGGAGGGCGGGGTGGGGGTGCTGCAGCGGGCCCCCATCGTCCCCATGCGGGTGTCGGCCATCAACGGCGTCCGCGTGTCCCGCCTCGCCCCGCCGGAGGGCGCGGAGGACCGGGCGGGGGAGGGCGAGCGGCGGCGGGACGGGCCCGGGGGGCCGGAGGGGTGGGCCGTGCGGCGGGAGTACCGCTCCACCTTCCGCGACACCGTGGTGGCCTCGGAGAAGCTGGTGGCGGGGGAGTGGTGGAGCGGGGGAGAGGCCCGCCCCGGGGAGCCCGCCCCGGTTTCGCTGGAGCGCGGGATCGCCGAGGACCTGGGGGTGGGGATCGGCGACCGGATCACCTGGGACGTGCAGGGGGTGCAGGTCCCCACGCGGGTAACCTCGCTGCGGGAGGTGGACTGGGCGCGCTTCGAGCCCAACTTCTTCGCCGTCTTCCCCCCCCGGGCGCTGGAGGGCGCGCCGCAGACCTGGGTGATCCTGGCGGACGCCCCGGACGCCGCCGCGCGGGCGCGGGCGCAGCGCGACCTGGTGCGCGCCTTTCCCAACGTGGTCTCGGTGGACCTCACCGAGGTGCAGGCGGCGCTGGACGAGGTGCTCGGCCGCGTCTCGCTGGTGATCCGCTTCCTGGCGGGCTTCAGCCTCGCCACCGGGGTCGTGGTGCTGCTGGGCGCCGTGTCGGTCTCGCGCCTGCAGCGGATCCGCGAGACCGTGCTCCTGCGCACCCTGGGCGCCTCGCGCCGGCAGATCGGCTCCATCCTGCTGACCGAGTACGCCCTGCTGGGGCTGCTGGCCGGGGTGGTGGGAAGCGCGCTGGCGGTGGCGGGCGGGTGGGCGCTGTCCAGGTGGGTCTTCGAGCTCGACTCCTTCGGCGTGCCGGCCGCGGGGCTCCTGGGCCTCGTGGCGGGGATGGCGCTGCTGGCGGTGGGGGTGGGGTGGTGGGGGAGCCGGGAGACCTTCCGCCGCACGCCGCTGGAGGCGCTGCGGGACGAGTAG